The following is a genomic window from Malus sylvestris chromosome 12, drMalSylv7.2, whole genome shotgun sequence.
TGGGTGCTATGCTTTAAAACCAAGTCTCGTCGTGGTGGGACCAACATTTTTCTTCCTTGTTGTTTTGTCCGGCCTTAAATTGTGGGACTTAATGGCTGCTTCCCAGCATCTAATATGCCATGCCCAGATGATTGATGTGAGTTATCTTCGATGAATCTATCCACTTCGGGAACTTGCAAGAGTTGAGTTCAAGGTGTCCCCATTTTGGCCGACAAAGATTTGTATGCGGTTCGGTTGTGTTACGTCGTAGTAAAAATTTCACATTTAAGAATCAATTAGAGCATGACAAGTAGAGCATGACAAGTAGAGAGAGAATGGGGCTGACAGCCTTGGACCGGTGGAGGCATGTTCAGGCCCTGGCCCTTGCCTTGCACGGGCAGTTGGACCGTGGAAATGCTTTtacccaaaacaaaaagaaacacacgcATGGTACCATCCCCTGGGTTAACCACACAGTAGCATTCCCAGAACCCCAAACGCAAGAGAGTCTACTTTTTCTCAGTTGAGTTAAAGTCTCTGACACTGGTGTCAGGActcaggagagagagagagagagagagagagagatggacgtGGAGGGAGAGCCGGCGAATGGGGAAACCAACGGGGAGATTCTGGGGCCTTGCCTGACCAGCCACATAGACGATGGTAGCGCAGAGAGCCACAGATACTACCTCTCACGGAGAACGGTGCTGGAGACGCTGAGGGACAGAGGCTATTCTGTTCCCGCCTCCGAAATCGACCTCTCTCTCCAAGACTTCCGCTTCCTCCACGGCCCCACTCCCGATATCGAGCGCCTACGCTTCTCCGCCACTCATTGCACCGACCCTTCTGACAGGGTAACCAATTTATGCTTTTTTTTCCTtgcatttgttttattttatttactgaGAATCAAAGAAAGAGGAATTTCTGGTACTTGTATTATGTGTCGGATATCGAAATCTTTGTGCTTACgaatttggaaattttgaggtttagggtttaagatTTTAGCAATACGTGTTTTGTTCCACAAATTATATGGTATGTTTTTTTGGTGACTGTTATGAACTTTGTCCGTCTCTGTTTGTGAAGACAATAAAAGCAAATGTTGATGCAAATCTTACTTTGCATGTCATATAAGTGCTTTATCGATTGACAGAGAATCAAAGAAACAAGACTTTCGGGTTCCGGGcagtttctttttcttcattcttgcacttggATTAATTTCGTGTCGAGTTTCAAAATCTATACGTTTACGAATTTGGCAATTTTAAGGTTTGAGCTACCATTGGGTGTAGCAATATGTGTAGGATTGCGCTACTCATGAATACGTCTCAGATTTTTTGTCTATGGTCCTAAAAGAAGAAGCAAGGCTGATTCAGTGCTTGTGACTTCTTCCGTGCGATGACCTTTTTCTGCTTTTGCTAAATCTCAATACAACCTATGCATGCATGCTTAGTTGTAACCAGATTCTTACCAGGCCACCGATGGTGTAATTTCATTTCAAGATTACAGTAGATGATATAAGATTAAGGATTTTACAAAAGtcgtgtgaaaaaaaaaagacgttGGATTTTCGTAGGATATGATTTTGCTTGATATTAGAATTGAGGTTTTACAGTTGTTTGCAGTGTTTATTTCATATTTAGAAGCTTGTTTGATTTACATGCAGACTTTATTCAGACCAGATATGACTGCTTAACCTCGGCTGCTTCCACACTTCCACTTACACTTTGGTCAATGTGATTTTCACCCACTTACCATCGAATTGAAATGTTAATTTTATGCATGGATGCTAGACAAAGGCATAAACAGTGGCACTGATATATTTGCTGTGCTCTTCACTTGAAATTTGGTGTGTGTGATTGTAGTAATAACTTATGAGCAATTGGTATTTATGATTAGTTTTTGAATTGCAGATGCTGGTCATTTACTGTGGCCCTGGTATCGTGAAGGTTAATGTGATTCGTGGGCTACATTCTCAGATTGCTAATAAGGACACTTTGACGGGGCTCATGTTAATTACCCAAAACCAAGTAACAAACCAAGCTCTAAAAACTCTGGAACTTTATCCGTTTAAAACTGAAATATTCCAGGTTTGTTTCCAAATgtcaattatgtttttcatttcattccTTTATACATAACAAGTCCTACAAGACGATTACATTTGACTACGTTTCTGATTTTCTAGACTAGCTTTATGGATGGATTATGATTGGAGAGGGCATTACTATTGATGAACTAATTGCCTTTTAAGCCTTTAAGGATCAAAATGCATTGATAAAGCTTCTTTATAATCTAGGCATAAAAGAGTAGTGGGAAATGCGATTTAGGGAGGTCAACTGCAAGTTCGGAAAATTTGAAATGTTATATATGCATCTTAAGGAAATTGAAAATACTGTAATGATGGACTTTGCAATGATGAGTCCAAACAGAACCTCTTAGATTTTGACTCTGTGGATTGCGTTTTAATatgaatgtttttgtttttgtatccTTAAAGACCTCAATTAATTCCTTGGTTAATTTTTTACCAAGGTACTTACAGTAgtgtttttgttgtttctttaGGTGCTTTCGGAAAGCATTTCACaacatgattttttacagcatTTATACTGAAACACTTACTGATAACTGTAAAGTGTTTCTGCCTAATAGTTTTAATGGTTCGTTCACTTAGAGGTTCTCCTTCTCACTCCTCTCATTTTCTATATCTTTCTTTGTTTGGCAGATTACCGACTTGCTTGTTAACATCACGAAGCATGTCTTGAAGCCAAAGCATCAGGTGCTGACggacaaagagaaaggaaaactCCTAAAGAAGTACAACGTAGAAGAAAAGCAGGTTAGTTTATTAACTCAAGTTAAGAAAAACCAGACTCTGATTTTCTTTCTCTGGAGATccttcatatttttcttaattactGAATAATCTTGAATAGATTTGAATTACTTAATCTGACTTTGCTGTGGTATTCCCTCTGtcatttgaaatttcttctgaTATGGTGTTGGAAAAGAGTGTTATGAATTTTATGTGTGAGTGGTTGGCAGGGATCGTTTGGAGAGTGAATTGGGTTGGACCCCATTTATATGCCTTGTCATCAGTATTAAACCCATGTTATTGGAAGTGCTTTGGTATAATCATAAATGACTACATTGAAACTTTATTATACTTACGGACCAAAACTCACTACGTGTAAAGACATTCAAGCGCTCATTGTATTTTAATGGCCACATACTGAAGGAATTCCCTGATTTTATTGTTGCTCAATATGTGATTCTCTAATTTGTTTTGCTCTATTTGGGAAATTCAGCTGAGATCACATGTTGAAATTGCAACTGATAAGACTTTGTGCCTATAGACCTCTAATATGCAGAGCAAACTCAAAGAATGAACTGGCCTTATTGACCCCAATCTAGAAAACCCTGACCGTCCAACCTCGTGATTCACGGATCTCTCTTCTTTTGGTCCTATAGACATACATCAGAGGTCTTTTGCCTATAAaccctctctgtctctctctctgtctctctctctcatttacTGTTGGACGGTCCCAGTAAGAAGCGCCTCCATTTGTATTGGAAGTGCTTTGGTGTGTTCGTCTATCAAATgttgcattttattttattaaactgTATATTACCATTACATTTCATGTAGATGGGTTGGCTTCTGATTGGTAACTAAACTGTAATGTTCGCGCAATTTTAATTTCATCAACTGTTCTTCCTGCAGCTTCCTCGACTTTCACGAAAAGACGCAATTTCACGGTACCATGGACTTGAGAAGGGGCAGGTAGTGAAAGTTACTTGCACTGGTGATATTACCGAGTCTCATGTTACATACCGTTGCATCTGGTGATGCAGTCCTCTGGGTGCAGTTTCGAGGAATGGCACCTTTCTAGtttctagtgtctagtttatgtGATCTGGTGTATATGCAAACCTTGACGAGTAAAATCCCTTTATTTTCTAACGAACGGTTGATTCGTGATTCCGGTAGCTTTTAGCCTTTTACTGCTCTAATTCTCTGTTCTCTAGCGACTTTTATTCAGTGATGGCTTGTTCGAGCTTTCTGTTATTTTTAAGTTACAAATGTTTCGCATACAGAGAACAAATGCTCGAACATCAGTCACTGAACAAAGCAATTGATTGTGTAGTGAATTCCTCAAAAATTGGGATTTATCAAGATCAGTCGATGCCATTTGTAGCTTGAAAAATaacaattttaaatatattcaaaatatcacttaaatagacacaaatacccttaaactttaaacctaataaattaaaaaaccaaaaccttATTAGATGAAGAGTTCTCAAGCCAAAACCTAAAACTAGTGCTTTCTCTTATACTAGTCTTTCTACTACTAGTAACTGAATGAGTTTTCCTTTGGAAATCTAGTAGTCGACAGGGAAGATGCAACAATACATCAAGCAGTGGTAAGGATAATCAGGAATAGATGAAGAAGTTGATGAGGAAGGCAATATACCAGAgtgaacaaataaaaataaattaactttTACTTGTCTCAAATTTAAAGGATTGTACAACCAatataaacaataaaatgatagaaaagaaaattttattcaTTAAACTGTAAATTTAAAAGGGTTCTACAAAGTAGGATGAAGTTGAATGGGATTCGTACAAGTTTGCTTAtaatggtcatttgaaccacatttTGAACACTTTTGAGTTGATTTTTCTTCTCCACGTGATGGGATCCTCTTTTCTTTGCACCTACCATATATTCTTCGTGTAATTGTCCTTTCACCCACATCATCAGTTACTATCCAATCGGTCTGATTACCAACTGATTATATAGCTTCTGCATACGCAATGACCAAGGAGTTTGTAGTATAATAATGAGAACACATAGGATAACATGAAATTTGTCGGTTTCTACATGTAGCACAAGCAAGTG
Proteins encoded in this region:
- the LOC126592976 gene encoding DNA-directed RNA polymerase V subunit 5A-like encodes the protein MDVEGEPANGETNGEILGPCLTSHIDDGSAESHRYYLSRRTVLETLRDRGYSVPASEIDLSLQDFRFLHGPTPDIERLRFSATHCTDPSDRMLVIYCGPGIVKVNVIRGLHSQIANKDTLTGLMLITQNQVTNQALKTLELYPFKTEIFQITDLLVNITKHVLKPKHQVLTDKEKGKLLKKYNVEEKQLPRLSRKDAISRYHGLEKGQVVKVTCTGDITESHVTYRCIW